The stretch of DNA GTGTTGTATTGTCATGCTGGCAGTAGCTTTTGCGAGATTGCAGCGTGGGATAAAAGAAAATCTTTCCTCTGTTGCATATCTTACATAGGGGGTGAAAAAAAAGTTACCAACGGTTTCAAGGGGGTTTTGGTAACCACCTTTGGTAACCACCTAGGTATACAGAGAGTTTATATAGGAACATGATGCTATGAATATTCTGTCAGTTGGCTTATTAGGTAAGTTATAGAGCCTGGGATTATCCCATCTGTGTTTGCTTTTTTAGGTAGATTGATTAAATAAACAGAGGTTAAGAATTGTTTACAGAACAAGATAGAAATTCTCCTGTCTCAGCCGGCGGTGTCCATGATGTCACAATTGATGGCATTGCCAGAGAGGGAGATGGAATAGCACATATACAGGGTTTAGTGATTTTTGTGCCAGACACGAAGATCGGAGACCATGTAACGATAAAGATCGAGCGGGTCATGCGAAAATTTGCAATTGCAGCCCTTGCTGAAAAGAACTAAGAAAATTAAATCAACGGAGATACATACATGAATTACGAAAATCGAGGCAGCGGCGGTTTCAGACCGAGTG from Candidatus Methanoperedens sp. encodes:
- a CDS encoding TRAM domain-containing protein, producing the protein MFTEQDRNSPVSAGGVHDVTIDGIAREGDGIAHIQGLVIFVPDTKIGDHVTIKIERVMRKFAIAALAEKN